GTCAGTAGATATTAGATGATATATTTACAGACTGATGACTTCACGTCGAAAGACTGATCATGTTACCCCTCTACTCCTCTGTGTAGAAACTGCGAGTGATTATAAAGAGGCTCTTCCTCTGCTAAAACCAACCAAGCTTTCCCAATTCAATGGTGGTCACCATTTCTGGCAGAATAGGAATATGAGTACGTAAATTCAATGATAGCTCCAGCCAAAATATTCTCTATAATTTAGGATCAAAGCATCAAAAGATAGGAGCAACAGATTATTTTATTCTCACCCCAAATTACGCAGAAGATATTGATATCAGTAGCCTTCACAATCTGTTCCGAAATTATATTTATTTGCATGAGTGATAAATGACCTAAGCTTTATTACATTTGTTTACATGTCGTTTTCAGTCTCATCGGAAGTTCTCAGCCCCCCGTCATGGACATCTTGGGTTTCTCCCCCATAAGCGCAGCAAACGCCATCGGGGTAAAGTGAAGACTTGGCCAAAAGATGATCCTAGCAAACCGGTTCACCTCACGGCCTTTCTTGGTTACAAGGCTGGAATGACCCACACTCTGCGAGAGGTCCACCGAACGGGACTCAGTATGTGCAAAACAATATGCAAAATGCTATAAAATAATCCATCTATTCTGAGCTTTGTTCCAAAATCAGGAAGAGGAGAGAAAGTTGAGAATATTCTTATCCAAAAAGTAGGACTGAGTATTTTACTAGAGGAGGGAAGAGCCTTATCCAAAAAGTGCAATTGAGGCACAGACCATCCCATGCACTACAGAAAGAGGTAATATCTAGGGCAAGATGCAATTTTTGGGGTAGTTACTCCCCAGGATAAATTTACTATTACAGTCTCCTAAGTTATAAGAATTTCCCTTCTCTGATATCCATTAGGCGGGGCGTATGGGGCCACCCAGTGGGTGGGAGCCACTCCCTTTAAGGACCTGTAACAAGTATAGGTGTCATTGAGTCTCCACCAGCCGTTGTGAAGGACACTGACCTAGAATAGGGGAGTAGGAAAGAAACATCAAAAAAGTAGGACTGAGCTTTATCAAAAAGTAGGTAAGAGTCATATCCTTGAGTGGGACTGAACTTTGTCCTGTAGTGGAGACTTATCCATTAGTAGAGCGGAGCTTTATAGTAAAGTAGAAAAGAATCATATCCAAAAGAAGGACTACTCATTATCCCAGAGTAGGGAAGACCCTTTATTACAGTAGGACTAGTAGAGAAGAGACAtcttgaagatagtattctgctacagatggatctggataagttggaaacttgggctgaaaggtggcagatgaggtttaacaatgataaatgtaaggttatacacatgggaagaaggaatcaatatcaccattacacactgaatgggaaaccactgggtaaatctgacagggagaaggacttggggatcctagttaatgataaacttacctggagcagccagtgccaggcagcagctgccaaggcaaacaggatcatggggtgcattaaaagaggtctggatacacatgatgagagcattatactgcctctgtacaaatccctagttagaccgcacatggagtactgtgtccagttttgggcaccggtgctcaggaaggatataatggaactagagagagtacaaaggagggcaacaaaattaataaaggggatgggagaactacaatacccagatagattagtgaaattaggataatttagtctagaaaaaagacgactgaggggcgatctaataaccatgtataagtatataaggggacaatacaaatatctcgctgaggatctgtttataccaaggaaggtgacgggcacaagggggcattctttgcgtctggaggagagaaggttttttcaccaacatagaagaggattctttactgttagggcagtgagaatctggaattgcttgcctgaggaggtggtgatggcgaactcagtcgaggggttcaagagaggcctggatgtcttcctggagcagaacaatattgtatcatacaattattaggttctgtagaaggacgtagatctggggatttattatgatggaatataggctgaactggatggacaaatgtcttttttcggccttacttactaactatgaatAGTAGGACTGAGCTTTATGCTAAAGTAGGGAAGAACCGTATCCAATAGTGGGACAAGTAGAAACTATTCTTCTTTAGAAGGAGGACtgaactacagttaggtccatatatatttggacagagacaacatttttctaattttggttatagccattaccacaatgaattttaaacaaaacaattcagatgcagttgaagttcagactttcagctttcatttgagggtatccacattaaaattggatgaagggtttaggaatttcagctccttaacatgtgccaccctgtttttaaagggaccaaaagtaattggacaattgactccaaggctatttcatggacaggtatgggcaatcccttcgttatgtcattctcaattaagcagataaaaggcctggagttgatttgaggtgtggtgctgcatgtagaaggttttgctgtgaagtaaacatgcggtaaaggagctctccatgcaggtgaaacaagccatccttaagctgcaaaaacagaaaaaacccatccgagaaattgctacaatattaggagtggcaaaatctacagtttggtgcatcctgagaaagaaagaaagcactggtgaactcatcaatgcaaaaagacctgggcacccacggaagacaacagtgatggatgatcgcagaataatctccatggtgaagagaaaccccttcacaacagccgaccaagtgaccaacactctccaggaggtcggcgtatcaatatccaaatctaccataaagagaagactgcatgaaagtaactacagagggttcactgcacggtgcaagccactcataagcatcaagaatacaaaggctagactggactttgctaaaaagcatctaaaaatgccagcacagttctggaagaacattctttagacagatgaagccaagatcaacctctaccagaatgatggaaagagaaaagtatggcgaaggcgtggtacagctcatgatccaaagcataccacatcatctgtaaaacacggcggaggcagtgtgatggcgcgggcatgcatggctgccagtggcactgggtcactagtgtttattgatgatgtgactcagGACAGAAGCAgtcaatgaattctgaggtcttcagagccgccatactgtgtgctcagatccagccaaatgcagccaaactgattggtcatcgtttcatactacagatggacaatgacccaaaacataaagccaaagcaacccaggagtttattaaagcaaagaagtggaatattcttgaatggccaagtcagtcacctgatctcaacccaattgagcagcatttcacttgttaaagactaaacttcagacagaaaggccacaaacaaacagcaactgaaaaccaccgcagtgaaggcctggcagagcatcaataaggaggaaacacagcgtctggtgatgtccatgagttcaagacttcaggcagtcattgccaacaaagggttgttcaaccaagtactaaaaatgaatattttatttaaaattattgaatctgtccaattacttttggtcctgttaaaaacagggtggcacatgttaaggagctgaaactcctaaacccttcatccaattttaatgtggataccctcaaatgaaagctgaaagtcttaacttcaactgcaccggaattgttttgtttaaaattcattgtggtaatgtctataaccaaaattagaaaaatgttgtctctgtccaaatatatatggacctaactgtatattccagAGTAGGACAGAGCATTATGTAAAAGTAGTACTGATCTTTATCCAAGAATAAAGAAGAGCCTTACCTAAAACAGGACCAACTTTATGCTGGAGTAGAAAAGAGACTTATCCATAATTTTGAGTAACTTTATCCAAAAGTAGAAACAAACGTTATCCAAAAGCAGGACTAAGCTTTATTCGAGAGTAGAGCCTTTTTGCAAAAGTAGGACTAGGCTGTATTCTGAATTGGAGTTTTATTCACAAGTAGAACTGAGCATTATAAGAGTACAGCCTTATAAAAAAATGGGACTAAGATTTAAACGAAAGCAGAGTCATTTTTATTTTCCAAAAGTAGAAGTGAGCTTAATCTTAGAGTAGAAACGAGCATTATCCAAAACTTGGAATGAGCTTTATGCTTAAGAAGGAAAGAGCCTTATTCAAAAGAATAAAGAATAAAGCTTTGTGGTAGGGTAGAATGTAGTCGTGTTAGAGTAGTGAGGTGTCTTATCTAAAAGGACTGAGCATAATCCTAGAGCACCAGATAAGGCCATTTAAAGATATTAGTGTATAATATTTGATGCTTCTATAAGTAAAAAATGCGTAATAAAAACATGTGTTGCAAAATTAATTTAGAGATTTCTAAACGTGAAGAAGTGGAAGCAGTAACAATCATAGAAACTCCTCCAATGGTCGTGGTGGGAATAGTAGGATACGTGGAGACTCCTCGAGGCTTGAGAAGCTTGAAGACCATATTTGCTGAGCACATCAGTGACGAGTGCAGGAGACGCTTCTACAAGAACTGGTACGTCTTTCAGGGATAGACCTGTAGGAGAACTTGACTATTATTTAATCATTTGTGTTCTATAGGTATAAGAGCAAGAAAAAGGCCTTTACAAagtattgcaaaaaatggcaagatgAACAAGGCAAGAAGCAGCTTGAAAAAGACTTTTCCACTATGAAAAAGTACTGCAAGGTTATACGGGTTATAGTGCATACTCAGGTAATGAAAGGTCTTGGATGAAGAATAGACTTAAGTTTAAGCTTTTGGTCAAGTAGGTTGAGTTTTTAAAATGAGCACATTTCTCATGTCATCTTATCGAAACCGTTGAGCACTGCCGATCAGTAGAGTTGAAGTTGCAACCTCCAATGAATCCATCTACTTGGTCAAAACCACGAGGAGGATCCAAGCCTCATCACTGCTTTGATTTTAATATCtgaactctttaaccccttagtgaccgagccaaatttttgaaatctgaccagtgtcactttatgtggtaataactctgcaacgcttcaacaaatcccagtgattttgagattgttttttcgtgacacattctactttatgataacggtaaatttagttcaacattttttgtgtttatttataaaaaaatatcaaaaatttgagaaaaatgttaaaaattagcaattttctaaatttgaatgattatccctttaatccagatagtcataccacagcaaaccattaataaataacatttcccacatgtcggctttacatcaggactatttgtaaaatgttattttattttgttagcattttaggaggtttaaaaatgtatcagcaatttttcattttttcaaagaaatttacaaaatttcttttttagggacttatcgatgtttgaagtgactttaggggtcccatatattgggaaacccccaaacgtgataccattttaaaaacagcacccccagacatattgaaaactgcagtcaggtagtttattaacccttcaggtgctttacaggagttaatgcaaagtggtacgacagaaatgaaaatgtgtatttttaccacctagatgcctctaacttctgaacagattactacagccggcagactctaaggccgctatttggtcatgaatttccacggcaaacatcaggacaacacaatcatgatctgagagcaccaattgggataaagaagaagcccacacactctgttaaccatttataatgatgtagtcaccattgacagcagcatctaaggggttaaacagatttagacggtgcaaatactgatcgtggctgatgcagcaagttgtcagctatagtgtacagccgacagatgctggattgtcatctgtatggggaggatattctcttatatgtaaggtcagttaaaaggcgtattggcggtcattaaggggttaaagtcattgATCTTCATTTTTGCAGATGAAACTTCTGCCCTTACGGCAAAAGAAGGCCCACGTCATGGAGATCCAGCTTAACGGTGGGACCGTGTCTGAGAAGGTAGACTGGGCTCATGAGAAACTGGAAAAGCAAATCCCAGTGAACACCGTCTTTGGCCAGGACGAGATGATTGATGTTATCGGTGTCACAAAAGGAAAGGGAATGAAAGGTGAAAGAATGGGTTCTCTCCTTTCTTCCACCCAAAAAATATGCCTGTTTTATCAACCACTAAAGTAACATTTCTGGTCAATTTCTGTTGCCAATATTTAATACTATTCCATTCATATTAGGTGTAACCTCGCGTTGGCACACCAAGAAATTACCCCGTAAAACACACAAGGGTTTACGTAAGGTAGCCTGCATTGGAGCCTGGCACCCTGCTCGTGTGGCTTACACCATTGCCCGAGCTGGGCAAAAAGGCTACAACCATCGTACCGAGATCAACAAGAAGGTACAAGAAATATTTCTGAAGACAAAAGTTGCTGATTAATGATCAGTGGTTTGTCTTTTGAGGGTCAAACCTAAGTTCCTAAGTAACAGACTATTGATTAGTCATGTTTATGTTTTCAACAAAGATTTATCGTATTGGCAAAGGTATCCATATTCTTGATGGAAAGGTTGTAAAGAACAATGCGTCAACACAGTACGACGTAACAGACAAGTCGATTACACCACTGGTAAGTAAATCAGTAAGAAGAACTCCCCAATGTGATGTAAAAAGAAAACCCTCCAAGTCCTTGAGTGGAGGAGACAGTCAATGTGGTCACAGTTAAAGCTCCACCAGAAGTGTAGCTTGCAGCTCCTACCAATGCAAAATTTGTACCTGGTCCCCCCAAAGAAATATGTAAAATTAATAGCGACCTTTATGGTCATTGAGACACTAGTGCAAACCCTACCCTACTGGTTGTCACCCGCTATGTCTTAGTAAATTGCTAGACACTTTTGGTGTTTAGGAGTCTAATGGTGCATAACGTCACTGAAAGTGGTAATTTGGCAGCATCCAATTACACCCCCCCCACATCTAATGCCAAGTGATGCCTTTTAAATATCACAATTTTTTGTTCACCAGGGCGGCTTTCCTCATTACGGTCCGGTAAACAACGACTACATCATGGTTAAGGGCTGTGTTGTAGGAAGCAAGAAGCGTGTCCTCACCCTCAGGAAGGTAAGTGAATGATCGAGAGTGGTGCAAAAAGGAACAGTGGTTTGCAGTGGTGAACATATATGATCATTAGCGATCAGATCAAATACGAAGAGCATTGATATGGACAATCACTACTAAACAGCCATATAAGAAGATCGTTGCTATAACTGTTAATTAACAATCAGGCTAAATAGGAATATCACTGATGGAGATGATCATTAGCGATGAGACCATATATACGAAGATTGATGATGTTGCTATTCATTAGAGTCAGACTAAATTTGAAGATCGTCAATATAGACGATCATTGGCTATCTTACTATATTCGAAGATCCTTAATGTAGACGATCGTTAGCCATTGGACCAAATTTAAAGATCATTGATATAGACGATCATTGGCTATCTTACTATATTCGAAGATCCTTGATGTAGACGATCGTTAGCCATTGGACCAAATTTAAAGATCATTGATATAGACGATCATTGGCGATCACACCATATCTGAAGATTGTCAATATAGATGATCATTAGAGATCAGACCATAAACGATGATTGTTGATATAATCATTGGCGACCAGATCATATACAAAGATTGTTAATATAGATGATCTTTAACAACCAGACCAAATTTGAAGATAGTTAATGTAGATAATCAGAACGAATTTGAAGATCATTGATTTATATGATCACCAGTGATTAGACCATATATGAAGATCGCTGATATAGATGATCATTAGCAATCAGACTAAATTTGAAGATCATTGATATGATCATTAGCGATCAACTTATATTCGAAGATCGTTGATACAGATGATCATTAGAGATCAGAACATATATGATGACTGTTGATATAGATGATCGTTAGCAATCAGACCAAATTTGAGGATCGTCTATATAGATGATCATTGGCGATCATACCATATGCGAAGACTATTGATGTAGACGATTATTAGTGATCAGACCAAATTTGAAGATCATTGATATAGATGATCGTTAGAGATTAGACCATATACGAAGGTCATTGATATAGATGATCTTTAGAGATCAGACCATATACGAAGATTGTTGATGTAGATGATCATTAGCAATCAGACCAAATTTGACGATCGTTGATATAGTTGATCGTTAGCAATCAGACCAAATTCGAGGATCGTCTATATAGATGATCATTGGCGATCATAAAATATACGAACATTGTTGATGTAGACGATCATTAGTGATCAAACCAAATTTGAAGATCATTGATATAGAATATTATATTATAGATGATCGTTAGAGATTAGACCAAATACGAAGGTCGTTGATATAGATGATCGTTAGCGATCAGACCATATTGAAAGATCATCGATTGTTGAGATGATCTTCAGCAACCAGACCATATTCGAAGAATCCTAATAGTAATAATTGTAATAAAATTATCCTTTTGACTTATTGAAATGTGTTTTATTGGTTGGAACATGTAAGGATCACATTACATATATTTCAGTTTATGCTTCTTTAATTATCAAATAGTCCAGATAATGAAAACCGAAGCATGTCTTTATGTCTATATCTGGCTTCAGACAGGTtttgaagaaaaaaagcagctactgATTGCTGTAGAAAACAGAAGATATTGTGCATTAAACAACACCCTTACAATATCCTCAATGCCAGGTTGAGCTGGGTAGATGCCTTTGTAAACAGCAGGGTTGGTAATTTGACCTATGAAGTCAGCCATGTTGTGACTTCATTGAGCTTTTGTCAGGCAGAAAGTCCACTTGCCCAATACATAGCCAAAAAATAATCACTACTGAGAATTATGTCAATATTTCAGCGGGTATTTTCCTCTCACAGTCTCTGTTGGTCCACACAAGTCGTCGCGCCCTGGAGTCCATCGATCTGAAATTCATCGACACCACATCAAAGTTTGGCCATGGATGCTTCCAGACAGACCAGGAGAAGAGAGCTTTCATGGTAGGTTTATAGAGCTTTAGCCACCAAAAACGCTTTTCAGCTAGACAGATCTAATCAATGGGAGTCTGACAACGGATCCCGAGAACATAAATCCTCGTCATGTTTCCCAGTGGAGAAAGAATCGGCAACTTTCCATAGGAGATATGAAAATAGTCAGACGCACTCATTGGTGGGAAACCCTACAGTATAGGCTTGTATTTTGACAAATGGCTTCTGTGTCGCCCCCTACAGGGACCCCAGAAGAAGCATCTGATAAAAGACAAAGAGGAACCAGCAGAGGAGCTGTAGGCTTTGTGCCACTGAATGTTTCTTTAGTCAAGGAATGGAAATAAAAATGGCCTGATGAGGTCATCACCCTCATATTGTTCTTTTCTCCACCCTGAGCCTAAGCTTTAAAGAGGGGCAAATCCTTTAGCGGTGGCATCAGACAGGGGGTCCTTATACACATTATAAGGTCAGTGAGTCCTGACAAAATTGTCGAGTTCTGATTAATTTAATCTAATGTGCATAGGGGCTTTAAGGGGGACTTTTCACCAAGTTaaaagtggacagtttttgctcttattttattcccgcttctCCCCTTAGACTTCGtttgttttttaaaaatccgcCAATTGGTtctagagcagacctgggcaagatgcggcccgcgggccacatccgggccgcctgatgattttaaacggcccgccagctgtcacttctgacagccaccCCCGGCACCGCTCGCCCAGCcgccagccgcttctgaggaggaccgctggcggctggagtgaaggccccgagctcatacgcatcggccctgtacgtcacgtgcaatgtgagcagcagagccgggttgatcACCTGTTTATCAGTGGCGGCGGCAATCTTCccaaggccgcgcgtgcgcagatggagtgctctgcttcacagggcttcaggaaaatggccacgggaggccgctcgtgcgcagatggagatcgcggcggccattttcctgaagccgagatctaaatctgcaaactcggcttcaggaaaatggccacgggaggccgcacgtgcgcagatggagatcgcggcggccattttcctgaagccgagtttgcagatttagatctcggcttcaggaaaatggccaccgcgatctccatctgcgcacgcgcggcctcccgtggccattttcctgaagccccatgaagcagagcactccatctgcgcacgcgcggcctcgtgaagatggccgccgccaccaatATTCaaaccggctctgctgctcacatggcATTCTGGGCCGCTGCATTACCTcgccggtggaagggaccctgcgcacgccataccgcttctctgccgtcgccacaccactgctgcaacccccccatggacaccaggccgtggcgtcgcccacctaagcaggaagggatcctgctcaggtgcacgccacactgcatcaccccacctctgccgacaccatgcctcctgtgaccctgctctgccaccgccagccctcaggtaagatactgtaaattcggacaataaaagggacccccatcttataaaaaaaaaattttatgcaattttcaccccaaatgtggggtgtgtcttatagtctgaaaaatacggtaattatattagtccggacctctaaaaccatcccaatttctcatgcggccccatggcaaaattaattgcccacccctgttctagagatatgagcctttttaaTTAGGGCTAGTTTTTATAGCCTTTATGAAGGGGCGTGTCtcacagcagcctaaagacacgccccagaggttcCTATGAGCCACACCCCCTTGAAAGACCATAAAACTTTGCGCTAAAAGGCTCATATTTAtggaaccgtatggcagattttaaaaatgtaaaaaaaacaaaacagaaaactcAGGGTAGCAGTGGAAATAgactaagagcaaaaactggccacttgaaTTAGTCACACGTCCTCTTTACATGGTCCATCATGGCTACCCAGAAGGGAACCATTTTGATTTTTATGTTACCTTCCTTAATCTGGACCCCCAAAACGATGCAGCTGAGTTTTGAAAACTGAATACATCCATCCCGACCCCTCAGAGACATAAATAACAACTCGCCCACACTtgtttaatggtgtttattccaaAGTGCCAAGAAATATCCACAGCGAGATGGAATCCATGATGGAATAACACACGACATGGAAAAATTCACTTCACTGgagaaaaaatgatattttattgctTGTGCTCCCTACTAGTCACAGTTCCAAAATCAAGCTAATCTTGAGGGATTTCCGAAACGCGCTCAGGAGGAGGTAGCCATTCCTGTGGGATCCAGACATAGACATCCATGACCCTAATTACGGGAATACTTTATAGAGCCGCAACAACATTGCCCAATATTAGGAAGAATTGACGTAAATTACGGGAACTTTCCGGAAATCTCTAACACAATGTTCTAGAAAGAGACCCTATGAAATATATCTACTAACACTGCCAAAGGGGGTCATGCTCCCTATAGAATGCTGTTATATGCTATACCAGGGACTTTTAGGGGTAACAGTAACCCCGAATAACCCTCCCTTCTACTAACCCGAGCAGAAAGGCTTTCTATTTAGAAGACTGCGATAGACCATTAAAATAGGACCTGTCGTGGACACACAAAGTCCAATCCATCACCATAGCGTTGCCTATGAAGAAGGCCGAGAGTCAACTCTCCACCGTATCTGCAGATCATACATGTCTTCCGTGGAAGGATCTTCTTCTGGTGAACTGGACCCATTTTCTCCCATGAACAGatgaggcctacagtaggtcatgcATTTGACTTCTGTCCAGTTATTACTATTTGACTGTAGGACCATGCAGGGTCTTGTATCCTATGTATTCACAATGGGACTGGCATGGACTGGTCGCTCGGTGGCTGCTTGGAGAGATCCAGCCCTGACTGCATGATTGGAAATAATAGGTCATCCATGTTTGGCATCACTAAAATTTTCTGTAAAATAAGAGTAAAAAAATAATCATAGATAAAATTATGAAtaggtgcagccaccactagagggagctcactgcgtaTTGAGTTCTCTGTACGCAGAgtctgcagtgagctccctctagtggtgacaatAGGCAGACAGAATGGCACCATATACCCCTCTATGTTTATGCAGGGGATTTGGAGCGCCGTATCAGGAACATGGAACTTCGACATATTAAGTTAATAATCAGTACAGAATTTCGGatctttttatataaaataattaatgATGAAGACTGGAGACTTATTTGATATTGGAGCAGGAATCAATCTGGGTAGGAAGGGGGCTGGCCTGATAGATTGTGAGTCCTATGGGTACCTGAAACTCATCTTGCAGTTTCTTCTCGATCCACTCCGTCACGTGCATGAATGTCACTTCCCTTTCCCCCAGTTTTGGCCGAACCTTCATCTCCACGTGTGGAGGCGCCCGGAAGCTGTACCTAA
The nucleotide sequence above comes from Ranitomeya imitator isolate aRanImi1 chromosome 7, aRanImi1.pri, whole genome shotgun sequence. Encoded proteins:
- the RPL3L gene encoding ribosomal protein uL3-like, whose translation is MSHRKFSAPRHGHLGFLPHKRSKRHRGKVKTWPKDDPSKPVHLTAFLGYKAGMTHTLREVHRTGLKISKREEVEAVTIIETPPMVVVGIVGYVETPRGLRSLKTIFAEHISDECRRRFYKNWYKSKKKAFTKYCKKWQDEQGKKQLEKDFSTMKKYCKVIRVIVHTQMKLLPLRQKKAHVMEIQLNGGTVSEKVDWAHEKLEKQIPVNTVFGQDEMIDVIGVTKGKGMKGVTSRWHTKKLPRKTHKGLRKVACIGAWHPARVAYTIARAGQKGYNHRTEINKKIYRIGKGIHILDGKVVKNNASTQYDVTDKSITPLGGFPHYGPVNNDYIMVKGCVVGSKKRVLTLRKSLLVHTSRRALESIDLKFIDTTSKFGHGCFQTDQEKRAFMGPQKKHLIKDKEEPAEEL